One genomic region from Magallana gigas chromosome 3, xbMagGiga1.1, whole genome shotgun sequence encodes:
- the LOC105340026 gene encoding zinc finger protein 729: MESESTEIDFRSLEDELYDNEITQILSQPNTAEKSTLNTPELPADIDSLVDRLSVELKQTAEKLFQVKPCGSPEGETTSDDAPPRESQSVVQNLEHREKEATQDTSSDMEKENTERMGQLSVELKEAAEKLFAVDPLGSSERDLSSSDTESSDPESSSGEDDQSDASSVDSEDSDEVSENTGQESESDSDHSECNQGSVESVKSESNVESERNATKFPSEEFQDGELFNSMESNGKESQIVSNEDCSKVMHDKPTDGVYSCEKRDKIESIEKDHLCLNSENECTLLITDVRSESVDFHQNENETIAKAEVRESVNSKDNVPSGGQACTEQSNSTPHSNPLINLEENETCLVVENVYSLSERPENTSQDLPHAQDDSDVCENNITSRSLRDRKALAKAKASKTNGPPQPKKRRRMKKTMKANSQKEFIKADDDSIFKPVKSDDFNSLPNLETENNSRLNSDDVGEELEKKDKMAAYTLREDGQFKCLFCSCIISTKARFKLHILRLHNKKYTCRHCGKNFLKCQDLAIHVKTRHVDALKYKVCKTGEVKSIEKNQHKSKQFTKKCTLIKTKDNGELTYACGYCDEIFDKQQSLACHIRNKHVLPNNSGKIVYQKSGKFKRKSKKNLIPEITGENENVTIESPMKKVRTNESLCNLEDEENHEKTEYRGKGPRRATKASLAAESGLEKIAKLQEDYNIRISHQTFRCRHCPKWFFKKAELTVHMQKHKGEKRKWKEEIEENTKNLEDVANKGTDETHQRSVNPDVFCKYCTSKYKSLDNLKIHIVQHLGEFYKEEMTDSKLECAFCGCNFHNVNCSNIGKIMSHLFDHFSPETRDIDPYNLLECQYCGIPFLSMEKLLPHENEHRKFLETKNPKKIMKREELDNRTIVKDTEANEKTNSALDTVEDPVPFTCGMCSSRFPTSQYLLHHMTLHMKGKYVFRVEVDKSKATQESPPVTQDVETTNQQVRSLSPRVPILVKATSVAADEQFTSAQHISALVQDRIQTMLRKSVQVGDGNRSSTSSKNTKLRNQRSATPKPRMELVPLTSKIPSIENTQSSSRVQTTVNDAPHMHNYARPLQVTRNFVSIITKQPIQPNSLGSPESSNASTTSPNKHDSEMNKNKRKQTFCASEIKADFEFKPVTSNIEVVKNNRRKQTFRRVSETDEDESVELPPIHRAQDLMDCSSTETAEDDASDYTNNEGEAENGLPARQGSKYKEVSDSSQSKTSSDSASDFERDWKSRYYNKKKKISRKKKRRGARKRSTNTRQRPLSESSRGWKRKINFVDGKWFECSLCLYKCTGKKKYLTHLKTHESVDLEGIVQCNICHRKFMSKWHLQIHKTQHRSNEYQCSFCGMDFATSSAIVNHIDEVHKSSG, encoded by the exons ATGGAAAGTGAGTCAACAGAGATAGACTTCCGGTCCCTTGAAGACGAATTGTACGACAATGAAATTACGCAGATCCTGAGTCAACCAAATACAGCGgaaa AGAGTACACTGAACACTCCCGAGCTTCCGGCGGATATTGACTCACTTGTGGACCGCTTATCCGTGGAACTCAAACAAACCGCGGAAAAGTTGTTTCAAGTGAAACCATGTGGGTCCCCAGAAGGAGAGACGACGTCAGACGACGCACCACCCAGGGAAAGCCAATCAGTCGTACAGAATCTAGAACACAGAGAGAAAGAAGCCACACAAGACACATCAAGCGATATGGAAAAAGAAAATACCGAGCGCATGGGCCAATTATCTGTAGAACTGAAGGAAGCGGCAGAGAAACTATTTGCAGTGGATCCCCTTGGGTCGTCTGAGAGGGATCTCTCGTCATCGGATACAGAGAGTAGCGACCCGGAGTCCTCATCAGGGGAGGATGACCAGTCTGATGCTTCTTCTGTGGATAGCGAAGATTCGGATGAGGTCTCCGAAAATACCGGACAAGAGAGTGAATCCGACAGCGACCACTCAGAATGTAATCAAGGCTCAGTGGAATCTGTGAAATCAGAATCCAATGTCGAAAGTGAAAGGAATGCGACAAAATTTCCATCGGAAGAATTTCAAGATGGAGAACTTTTTAATAGTATGGAATCTAATGGTAAAGAATCACAAATTGTTAGTAACGAGGACTGCTCCAAAGTTATGCATGACAAACCAACCGATGGTGTTTATTCTTGtgaaaaaagagataaaatagAATCAATTGAAAAGGACCATCTTTGTTTGAACAGTGAAAATGAATGTACGCTTCTTATCACTGATGTACGAAGTGAAAGTgttgattttcatcaaaatgaaaacgAGACAATAGCGAAAGCAGAAGTCCGTGAATCGGTGAACAGTAAAGATAATGTACCTTCCGGTGGTCAAGCCTGCACCGAGCAAAGTAACTCTACACCTCACTCCAATCCTTTAATAAATCTGGAAGAAAACGAAACCTGTTTGGTCGTTGAAAACGTTTATTCCCTCTCAGAACGACCCGAGAACACTTCTCAGGACCTCCCTCACGCTCAGGATGATAGTGACGTGTGCGAAAACAACATCACATCGCGATCTCTCAGAGATAGAAAGGCTTTGGCGAAAGCTAAGGCCTCCAAAACAAATGGCCCACCTCAACCAAAGAAAAGGAGAAGAATGAAAAAGACAATGAAAGCAAATAGTCAAAAGGAGTTTATTAAAGCCGACGACGATAGCATTTTCAAACCCGTAAAATCTGACGATTTCAATTCTCTACCAAACTTGGAGACTGAAAACAATTCCCGTCTTAACAGTGACGATGTCGGTGAGGAACTTGAGAAAAAGGACAAGATGGCGGCATATACACTTCGAGAGGATGGCCAGTTCAAATGTTTATTCTGTAGCTGTATTATATCGACCAAAGCACGATTTAAGTTACATATTTTGCGattacataataaaaaatatacttgtAGACATTGTGggaaaaattttcttaaatgtcaAGATTTGGCTATCCATGTCAAAACGAGGCATGTTGATGCCCTGAAATACAAAGTATGTAAAACTGGTGAAGTTAAATCAATCGAAAAAAATCAGCACAAATCCAAACAATTCACGAAAAAATGTACTTTGATCAAAACCAAAGACAATGGAGAGCTCACCTATGCTTGTGGCTATTGTGATGAAATATTCGATAAACAACAGAGTCTGGCATGTCACATCCGAAACAAACATGTATTACCAAATAATTCAGGGAAAATCGTCTACCAAAAAAGcggaaaatttaaaagaaagtcAAAGAAGAACTTAATACCCGAGATCACAGGCGAGAACGAAAATGTAACCATTGAAAGTCCGATGAAAAAGGTTAGGACAAACGAATCATTGTGCAATTTAGAGGATGAAGAAAATCATGAGAAGACAGAATATCGTGGAAAAGGGCCACGCAGAGCCACCAAGGCATCACTTGCTGCAGAAAGTGGTTTAGAAAAGATAGCGAAACTACAAGAAGATTACAACATCCGTATATCTCACCAAACATTTAGGTGTCGCCATTGTCCTAAATGGTTCTTTAAGAAAGCCGAATTAACAGTTCATATGCAGAAACATAAAGGCGAGAAAAGAAAATGGAAGgaagaaatagaggaaaacaCTAAAAACCTAGAAGACGTTGCAAATAAAGGAACAGATGAAACTCACCAACGATCCGTAAATCCCGATGTTTTCTGTAAATACTGCACCTCGAAATACAAGTCTTTGGATAATCTCAAAATTCACATTGTTCAACATCTAGGTGAATTTTACAAAGAAGAAATGACAGATTCTAAATTGGAATGCGCTTTTTGTGGGTGTAATTTTCACAATGTGAATTGTTCTAACATTGGAAAGATAATGAGTCATTTATTTGACCACTTTTCCCCAGAAACACGAGACATAGATCCCTACAATTTGTTAGAGTGTCAGTATTGTGGAATACCATTCTTAAGTATGGAAAAACTTCTTCCGCATGAAAATGAACATCGTAAATTTCTGGAGACCAAGAATCCTAAGAAAATCATGAAAAGAGAAGAACTCGATAACAGAACTATAGTAAAAGACACAGAGGCTAATGAGAAAACGAACTCTGCACTTGATACTGTTGAAGATCCGGTGCCTTTTACATGTGGGATGTGTTCTTCGAGGTTTCCAACGTCCCAATATCTTCTGCATCACATGACACTTCATATGAAAGGGAAATATGTCTTTCGAGTGGAGGTTGATAAGTCCAAAGCTACTCAGGAATCACCGCCTGTCACACAAGATGTTGAAACAACCAATCAACAGGTTAGATCTCTATCTCCTAGAGTACCTATACTAGTAAAGGCTACAAGCGTTGCAGCGGACGAACAGTTTACAAGCGCACAACACATTTCTGCTCTTGTACAAGACCGTATCCAAACGATGCTGCGGAAAAGTGTTCAAGTTGGTGACGGTAATAGGTCCAGCACTTCGTCAAAGAACACCAAACTGCGAAACCAAAGGAGTGCAACTCCCAAGCCTAGGATGGAACTTGTACCACTCACGTCAAAAATCCCGTCCATTGAGAATACACAGAGTTCAAGTAGAGTTCAAACAACAGTTAATGATGCACCCCACATGCACAACTATGCACGACCATTACAAGTAACACGGAATTTCGTTTCTATAATTACAAAACAACCAATTCAACCAAACTCACTAGGCAGTCCAGAATCTTCTAATGCTAGTACAACTTCACCAAATAAACATGATtcagaaatgaataaaaataaacgaaAACAAACTTTTTGTGCATCAGAAATAAAGGCAGATTTTGAATTCAAACCGGTAACATCAAACATTGAGGTGGTCAAGAACAACAGGCGAAAACAGACTTTCAGGCGTGTGTCTGAGACGGACGAGGACGAGAGCGTTGAGCTTCCGCCCATTCACCGAGCCCAGGATTTAATGGACTGCTCCAGTACAGAAACTGCTGAAGATGATGCGTCCGATTACACTAACAACGAAGGCGAGGCAGAGAACGGACTCCCCGCACGTCAGGGCAGTAAGTACAAAGAGGTCAGCGATTCTTCACAGTCGAAAACAAGCTCGGATTCTGCTTCTGATTTTGAGAGAGACTGGAAGTCGAGATATTacaataagaaaaagaaaatcagtCGTAAGAAAAAGAGAAGAGGTGCTCGTAAAAGGTCAACCAATACTAGACAACGCCCTCTATCGGAGAGTTCTCGTGGATGGAAGCGAAAAATCAACTTTGTAGATGGTAAATGGTTTGAGTGTTCATTGTGTCTGTATAAATGTACTGGGAAGAAAAAGTACTTGACACACTTGAAGACGCACGAGTCAGTAGACTTAGAAGGCATTGTGCAATGTAACATTTGTCATCGAAAGTTCATGTCCAAATGGCATTTACAGATCCATAAGACTCAGCACAGGAGTAACGAGTACCAGTGTTCCTTCTGTGGCATGGACTTTGCCACGTCAAGTGCCATTGTGAACCACATTGACGAAGTCCACAAATCAAGTGGATAG